The following proteins are encoded in a genomic region of Leptospiraceae bacterium:
- a CDS encoding thioredoxin domain-containing protein, with translation MNQDRKPNRLIQEKSPYLLQHAYNPVDWYPWGEEAFEKAKREDKIVLLSIGYATCHWCHVMERESFEDEKTAEIMNRDFVCIKVDREERPDIDKIYMDALHAMDQQGGWPLNLFLTPAKKPIAGGTYFPPVQKYGRKSFTEILAVIKNVWETRKEELIQSSEAISDFLQKEDFAAKADLTLPDDSAFEAGFSMYDKFFDETYYGFKTNMVNKFPPSMGLSYLLGYYKRAKNQKALMMVETTLLAMKKGGIYDQIGGGISRYATDQRWLVPHFEKMLYDNSLFIQALTECYLVTDKNFYKDAVYDIVGYIRRDMSLDDGGIACAEDADSEGEEGKFYIWSLDEFRSICRKDSSILEKFWDVTEEGNFEGHSILNESFHLEFEKENNLNPKEFQLLIDKNKKKLLEIRSKRIRPLRDDKVLTSWNCLYLRALAYSSIAFQDKSLLDDAIRIYEFIQNKLFNENCRLLRRYRNGESRFFAYLTDYAELALACIYLYKATYDSKYIKSAHAMTEETIRLFRSPNGPFYDTGSDGEELIRRSIDGYDGVEPSGNSSMAHVLNQLASLGIETSRYEDIANSIYRYFSEDLNTRAISYPSMLSAYLYTKSSPKQIVVLADKDNSEAKEILKFLETEYLPDAFIVFATKENISELERILPVLKGKTSDKPLAIFVCQNQTCDLPIFTLEALKEKLI, from the coding sequence ATGAATCAAGATCGCAAGCCCAATCGTCTCATCCAGGAAAAAAGCCCTTATCTATTGCAGCACGCTTACAATCCAGTAGACTGGTATCCCTGGGGCGAAGAGGCATTTGAAAAAGCAAAGCGAGAGGATAAGATCGTTTTGCTTTCCATTGGGTATGCAACTTGTCATTGGTGTCATGTGATGGAGCGCGAATCGTTTGAAGATGAGAAGACTGCTGAGATCATGAATCGAGATTTTGTTTGTATCAAAGTAGATAGAGAAGAAAGACCTGATATTGATAAAATCTATATGGACGCGCTTCATGCAATGGATCAACAGGGAGGCTGGCCTCTTAATTTATTTCTCACTCCCGCTAAAAAACCAATCGCAGGAGGAACGTATTTTCCACCTGTTCAGAAATATGGACGTAAGAGTTTTACAGAAATTTTAGCTGTCATCAAAAATGTTTGGGAAACTAGAAAAGAAGAATTGATTCAATCCTCAGAGGCTATTTCTGATTTTCTCCAGAAAGAAGACTTTGCGGCTAAAGCAGATTTAACGCTACCAGACGATTCTGCTTTTGAAGCAGGGTTTAGTATGTATGATAAATTCTTCGACGAGACTTACTATGGCTTCAAGACAAACATGGTAAATAAGTTTCCCCCTAGTATGGGTCTTTCTTATCTTCTTGGCTATTACAAAAGAGCAAAGAATCAAAAGGCTCTTATGATGGTTGAGACAACTCTTCTCGCTATGAAGAAAGGAGGTATCTACGATCAAATCGGTGGAGGAATTAGCCGTTATGCGACAGACCAGAGATGGCTCGTCCCTCATTTTGAAAAGATGCTCTATGACAATTCTCTTTTTATCCAAGCGCTTACTGAGTGTTATCTGGTTACTGACAAGAATTTCTACAAAGATGCAGTCTATGATATTGTAGGTTACATTCGTCGTGATATGAGTTTAGACGATGGCGGAATTGCCTGTGCAGAGGATGCAGACAGTGAAGGGGAAGAAGGAAAATTCTATATCTGGAGTCTAGATGAATTTCGTTCTATCTGTAGAAAAGATTCATCTATATTAGAAAAGTTCTGGGACGTTACCGAAGAGGGAAACTTTGAAGGACATTCTATTTTAAATGAATCCTTTCATTTGGAATTTGAAAAAGAAAATAACCTTAACCCAAAAGAGTTTCAATTACTAATAGATAAAAATAAGAAAAAGCTTTTAGAAATTAGATCGAAACGAATTCGTCCTTTGAGAGATGATAAAGTATTAACCTCCTGGAATTGTCTATACTTGCGCGCCCTAGCCTATTCCTCTATTGCATTTCAAGACAAATCGCTATTAGACGATGCTATTCGTATATACGAATTCATACAGAATAAACTATTCAACGAAAATTGTAGGCTTTTAAGACGTTATCGAAATGGAGAATCTAGATTCTTTGCCTATCTTACGGATTATGCAGAGTTGGCGCTTGCTTGTATTTATTTATACAAAGCCACTTACGATTCCAAGTATATAAAATCTGCTCATGCGATGACAGAAGAAACCATTCGGCTCTTTCGCTCTCCAAACGGACCTTTCTATGATACGGGAAGTGATGGAGAAGAATTAATTCGTAGATCTATAGACGGATACGACGGAGTAGAGCCATCGGGTAATAGCTCTATGGCGCATGTTCTAAACCAATTAGCCTCTCTCGGAATTGAAACTTCTCGCTATGAAGATATTGCAAATTCAATCTATAGGTATTTTTCAGAAGACTTAAATACACGAGCGATAAGTTATCCTTCTATGCTTTCTGCCTATTTGTATACAAAAAGTTCTCCCAAACAAATTGTAGTCCTTGCGGATAAAGATAACTCGGAGGCAAAAGAGATTTTAAAATTTCTAGAAACAGAATATCTACCCGACGCATTCATAGTATTTGCCACAAAGGAAAATATCTCCGAGCTAGAAAGGATACTTCCTGTCCTCAAAGGGAAAACTTCTGATAAACCGCTAGCCATCTTTGTCTGTCAAAACCAAACCTGCGACTTACCAATATTTACCCTTGAAGCTTTAAAAGAGAAGCTAATATAA
- a CDS encoding pirin family protein: MSKQMIKSVKRMGFQWETIDPFLFCVHHEDFYPKGNSSMGPEKSTLAGRNIGQDFQVKDGWRMYHGEKIPGFPNHPHRGFETVTVVQSGFVDHSDSMGAVGRYSAGDVQWMTAGAGVQHAEMFPLVNEDKPNKLELFQIWLNLPKANKFVKPHFTMLWNESIPKYKSKDENGKYTEVDIIAGKLGGLQPPPPPPDSWGSDPKNSLAIWVIKMEAGAKWILPASNAGVNRSLYFYRGQTVVIDEKEIPSYHSLELVSEEDILIQNGEAESRFLLLQAKPIEEPVVQYGPFVMNTTQEIQEAFRDFQSTQFGGWSWQSSEPVHPRGKGRFAIHSDGREDLPKV; this comes from the coding sequence ATGAGTAAACAGATGATTAAAAGTGTTAAGCGAATGGGATTTCAATGGGAGACTATAGATCCATTTTTGTTTTGTGTCCACCATGAAGACTTTTATCCAAAGGGAAATTCTTCTATGGGACCCGAAAAATCTACATTAGCAGGACGTAATATAGGACAGGACTTTCAAGTAAAGGATGGATGGAGAATGTATCATGGAGAAAAGATTCCAGGATTTCCGAATCACCCTCATCGCGGTTTCGAGACAGTAACCGTTGTGCAGTCTGGCTTTGTAGATCATTCTGATTCTATGGGAGCAGTGGGACGTTATTCGGCAGGAGATGTGCAGTGGATGACAGCAGGAGCGGGAGTTCAACATGCAGAAATGTTTCCCCTGGTAAATGAGGATAAGCCTAATAAGCTTGAACTCTTTCAAATCTGGTTGAATCTACCGAAAGCGAATAAGTTTGTGAAGCCTCATTTTACAATGCTCTGGAATGAGTCGATTCCCAAGTATAAGTCGAAAGATGAAAATGGAAAATACACAGAAGTAGATATCATCGCCGGAAAATTAGGCGGCTTACAACCTCCACCCCCTCCACCTGATTCATGGGGGTCAGACCCGAAGAACTCTCTTGCGATATGGGTGATAAAAATGGAAGCTGGCGCCAAATGGATATTACCTGCTTCTAATGCTGGAGTCAATAGAAGTCTTTACTTCTATCGAGGACAAACAGTTGTAATCGATGAAAAAGAAATTCCTTCTTATCATAGTCTTGAATTGGTTTCTGAGGAAGACATACTCATCCAAAATGGAGAAGCAGAATCGCGCTTTTTACTTCTACAGGCTAAGCCTATTGAAGAACCGGTCGTTCAATATGGTCCTTTTGTAATGAATACAACACAAGAAATTCAAGAAGCATTTAGAGACTTTCAATCGACTCAATTCGGTGGTTGGTCTTGGCAATCTTCCGAGCCAGTCCATCCTAGAGGCAAAGGACGATTTGCCATTCACTCGGACGGGCGAGAAGACCTGCCAAAGGTGTAG
- a CDS encoding DUF3137 domain-containing protein: METYLDLYKRLRPVLQRLDKERERKLFFVIPISIVCLFLYLCAIGFVDIFIFGDESLRPDNFFFMLFIQIIYYIPLIGCAWLYSKLKEYMGEYEKRFKTNIIKPILSSIADNVNYRPDDKFKSKDELEDSEFISERPSRIDGEDLVEGNIEGIKFAFSEIYAVKNTKTSNGKTSEETLLDGVFFIGTFPKAIASTINISGKSHILKPISSGLFSPVVILCAFILGVIFFLNVIPPETIISFLKKRFLLFFFIFPLLIFLFLSVARKYKTITPNSRLTQLNKGSLYLKENYRVYADSPSDVDRILTKEVQSALVSFQKKTLTSATIHIRNEMVYIFIPNGFNIFEPKWFRKNTDPKVIQESYDLMRGFRDIIVTLKSTI, translated from the coding sequence ATGGAAACATACCTCGATTTATATAAAAGACTAAGACCTGTTCTCCAAAGGTTAGACAAAGAAAGAGAGAGAAAATTATTCTTTGTAATTCCTATTTCTATAGTGTGCCTGTTTCTCTATTTGTGCGCGATCGGTTTCGTTGACATATTCATATTTGGAGACGAATCATTAAGACCAGATAATTTCTTTTTCATGCTATTTATTCAGATAATCTATTATATACCCTTGATAGGCTGTGCTTGGCTTTACTCAAAATTGAAGGAATATATGGGTGAATACGAAAAACGATTTAAGACCAATATCATTAAGCCGATTCTTTCATCCATTGCGGATAATGTAAACTATAGGCCAGATGATAAATTCAAATCTAAGGATGAACTTGAGGATAGCGAATTTATATCCGAAAGACCAAGTAGGATTGATGGAGAGGATTTAGTAGAAGGAAATATAGAGGGAATTAAATTTGCTTTCTCCGAAATTTACGCAGTTAAAAATACCAAAACATCGAACGGTAAGACGAGTGAGGAAACTTTATTGGATGGAGTTTTTTTTATAGGAACATTTCCGAAAGCAATCGCTTCTACTATTAACATTAGCGGTAAGAGTCATATTCTAAAGCCAATAAGTTCTGGTCTATTCAGCCCAGTAGTAATACTCTGTGCTTTTATTTTGGGAGTTATTTTTTTTCTAAATGTAATTCCTCCTGAAACTATTATTAGTTTTCTTAAGAAGCGCTTCTTATTATTTTTTTTCATATTCCCTCTATTGATTTTTCTATTTCTTTCTGTCGCAAGAAAATATAAAACGATAACACCTAACAGTAGATTAACCCAATTAAACAAAGGAAGTCTATATCTAAAAGAAAATTATAGAGTTTATGCTGATTCTCCAAGTGATGTTGATCGTATTTTAACTAAGGAAGTGCAATCTGCCTTAGTTTCATTCCAGAAAAAAACCTTAACCTCTGCAACCATTCATATCAGAAACGAAATGGTTTATATCTTTATCCCTAACGGTTTCAATATTTTTGAACCAAAATGGTTTAGAAAAAATACTGACCCAAAGGTGATTCAAGAATCCTATGATCTCATGCGGGGATTTCGGGATATAATCGTGACGTTGAAATCTACTATTTAA
- a CDS encoding ester cyclase: MNKEQMIKLAVSQLFEDGKLDVVEKVFAVNYVAHAGAREYKGHVFIKTFFKQLRSAFSDIKVVKIEFLNESSNTITWQRTLSGKNSKNMKRIPASGKKVKWTEMIVSHFENEKISEEWIVSELMGELLLKAPTMK, from the coding sequence ATGAACAAAGAACAAATGATTAAGCTAGCAGTTAGCCAACTCTTTGAAGATGGTAAATTGGATGTTGTAGAGAAAGTATTTGCAGTGAATTATGTTGCCCATGCAGGGGCGAGAGAATACAAAGGACATGTTTTCATTAAAACATTTTTTAAACAGCTTCGTTCTGCATTTTCAGATATTAAAGTTGTTAAAATTGAATTTTTAAATGAATCTTCTAATACAATAACTTGGCAAAGAACTTTAAGCGGTAAGAACAGCAAAAATATGAAAAGAATTCCAGCAAGCGGAAAAAAGGTAAAGTGGACTGAAATGATAGTTAGTCATTTCGAAAACGAAAAGATTTCTGAAGAATGGATTGTATCAGAACTTATGGGAGAATTATTATTAAAAGCTCCTACAATGAAATAA